The following is a genomic window from Campylobacter lari subsp. lari.
TTCATTCAGCATTTATCAAGGATATTTATTTAAATTCTTTGCAAATTTATACAGATTATATTCTTGATAATGAAATAGCTGATAAAATTCATCATGGAAATTTAGAAAAAGTTGTTTTTGCAAATAGTGTACAAAACTATACTTTATGGAATAATTATTTAAATAAGTACTTAAATTTTGGAGAAATGGGAGAGAATTTAAGTATTGATGGTTTAAATGAAAATAATGTTTGTTGTGGAGATATACATGAGATAGGTACTTGTATTTTACAAGTAAGTCAACCGCGCAAGCCTTGTTTTAAAATTTCTAGCATACACAATCACTTAAATTTCACTCAAGAAATTTTCAAAAGCGGAAGGACTGGATGGTATTATAGAGTCTTAAAAGAAGGCATAATAAATAAAAATGACAAAATCAAAATCTTACAAAAAGATGAAGCTAATTTAAGTATTATGGAGTTAAATCAATTATTCTTCAATCCTTTTAAAAATTCAAGTTCTTTAGAAAAATTAGAAAAAATTTCCACCCTGGCAAAAGGATGGAAAGAGAGTATTCAGGCTAGATTAAATCATACTTATGACAATTCTTATATGTTTATTTAAAAAATCCCTTTATCCCTATAAGCTGATATTGCCATAGTTTTTCTATAAAAATTTTAAGTTTTATTGCTAAAAGACCACTAATTGGCTTATGCAAAACTGTGCCAACTGCATAATCATTTCCGATTGAACAAACGGTATTTCCACTCACAAAAGAAAATTCTTGCTTAAATTCTTTCTCATCAATCATAGCCATTAAAGCTTTGGCTACATATGCTCCTTCTCTTAATGCAAGCTGGGCTGTTGGAGGATAAGGGGTATTGGTTTTAGGATTTTTAAATAAACTATTATCACCTATAAAAAAGTATTTTGACGCATTTTCAACATTTAATGGATGCATAAAAGCATCAACTTCTATACGCGATCTTGTACTTGGAAAATCTGAGCTATTTTCTATAACGCTATTACCCCTAACCCCTGCAGTCCAAATGATAGTATTAGCTTTAACAAATTCTCCCCCATCAAGTCTTATACCATTTTTTTCACATTCTATGATTTTAGATTTTTCATATACTTTCACACCAAGTGCTTCTAGCCTTTGCCTTGCTTTTAAAGCCAAACTTTTATCAAACATAGGTAAAATCTGATCCATAGCTTCAATAATAGAAAGTTCTAATTTCTCGTAAGCAATTTGCTCTTTTTGGCAAAAGGTTTTAAGCTCTTTAGCTAAAGAAGCTACAAATTCAACCCCGCTTAAGCCCCCACCACAAACTGTGATTTTTAAATCATCTTTATTTTGACTTATTTTGTAATTTTTTATTTTCTCATATATTATTTCATTAATTTTTAAAGCATTTTCATAATTATCTATGCTCAAAGCATATTCTTGCATACCTTTAATTCCAAAAGTTTCTTTAGCAAAACCAAGTCCACATACTAAAATATCAAAATCAAATTCATTATTTTTAGTAAAAACTTTGTCTTTAGAAATTTTTAAAACTTCATCTTGGATAAAGTTGATTTTTGGATTTAATAAAGGCAAAAGATTATATTTTGAACTATAAATATCTTCATTTGAAGCTACTTTGTGTAGTAAAATCGTATGATAATGATAAGAATTGTTATTAATCAAGCTCACCTGTGCTTTTTCAAAAAACTCATCAGGTAAGGCTTTTATAGCCGATAAAGTAGCATATCCTGCACCTAAAAACAAAATTTTCTTTTTTTGCATGGATTTTCCTTTGATTTGATAAAAAAATAAATAAAAATTTGGCATAATGGTATTATTTTTTATCTTAAAATATTTTTTATTTAAATTTAGCAAGGAAAAAGCATGCAAAGACAAACATGGAGTAATACGCTAACTTATATCCTTACAGTAGCTGGCGCAACTATTGGCTTTGGGGCCACTTGGCGTTTTCCATACTTAGTAGGTGAAAATGGAGGCGGTGCTTATGTTTTAGCCTTTTGTATAGCTATGATTTTTATAGGAATTCCTGTGATTTTGGTTGAAAATGTCATAGGAAGACGCAAAATGTCAAATTCAGTCGATGCTTTTGGCGGAAAAACAAGTGATGGAGTTAAAATATCGAATTCTTGGCAAGGTGTTGGCTACATGGGGCTTTTAGGTAGTTTTGGAATTATGGCTTATTATATGGTAATAGGTGGATGGGTTTTAGCCTATATTTTTAAAATCATCATAGGTGATTTTAACCTTTCAAGCCCCATTAACGCTCAATATACAAGCGAATTTTATAACTCTACTATAGAAAATAATCCTTTATTAATAGGAATTTTTACTACTATATTTGTGATAATTAACTGGATTATCTTAAAAAAAGGTGTGATTGATGGTATAGAAAAGTCAGTAAAATACCTTATGCCATTTTTGTTTATCTGTCTTTTGGTTGTTGTTGGGCGCAATCTAACACTTGATGGGGCAAGTGAGGGTGTGAAATTTTACCTTACTCCTGATCTTTCAAAAATTACTCCTAAATTATTCATAGATGTCTTAGGACAAGTGTTTTTTGCTCTATCTTTGGGCTTTGGCGTGATGATAACCTTATCATCTCATCTTAAGAAAAATGAGAATTTAATCAAAACTTCTATTTATACAGGTATTTTAAATACCCTCATAGCAGTGCTTGCTGGATTTATGATTTTTCCTGCTTTATTTAGCGTAGGTTTAACCCCTGATAGCGGGCCATCTTTGGTTTTTAAAACCTTACCTGTTGCGTTTTCACATATACCTTTTGGAAGTATAATTTGTGTGTTTTTCTTTTTACTTTTAATCATCGCTGCACTTACTACAAGTTTGCCAATTTATCAAGTAATCATTAGTGTTTTGGAGGAAAAATTTAAACTAGCCAAAAATACTGCTATCAATCTAACACTTGGAAGTATTTTTGTTTTGGGAAATTTACCATGTATACTTACTTATGGCCCTTTAAAAGACATAACCATCATTAAAGGGAAAAATATTTTTGATAGTTTTGATTTTATTAGTGGAAATATATTCTTTGTTTTAACCGCATTTTTTTGTTGTATTTATGTAGGTTGGGTACTTAAAAAAGATGCCATTTATGAACTTTCCAATCAAAATACTCTAAAAGGAAGTATTTTTAAATTATGGTATTATTATGTTAAATTTATCATACCTTTGATTATCTTAGTGATTTTTTATTTTGGTATTTTTTAATTTATACCCATAGCGCTTTAACATGCTTATATTTCCTTCAAGGCCTCCTTGGTGGATATATAAGATTTTTCCATCAAGTTGCTTTTTATGAGCTAATAAAGTTTTAAAACCCACCATATCATAAAGCAAGTCAAACTCCACTCCACATTCTTTTTTTAAATCCTTATAAAGCTCATAAAATTCTAAATAAGGCTTAGCAAAATGATATTTTTTAGGTGAATTTAATATGGTTAAATTACCAAAATCATAATTTGGCTCTAAGCTTAAAATTTGCTCTTTTAAATATGCACTATCGCCCACACAAGCACATGTAAAAACTTTAAATTTACTATGTTTAGCCAAAAAAGCCGCAGAGGTTCCTGTACCTGATGGTAAAAAAATACTTACATTTTCATTTAGTTGCTCACTAAGCTCTAAAGCCAGTTGTTGATATCCAAACTCAGCTTCTTTTATAGCCACACCCTCTTCAATAAAAATATCATCATCTTTTTTTAAAGCCAAAGCTTGCAATCTTCTTGTAGGATAATTTATATTTTCTATCAACTTCACATTATATTTTAATGCAAATTCTAAATTTCCATGAGGATTTTCTTTTAAAAAAGAACTCATTTTTTCACAAACAAAAATGAGCAAAAAATCATTTTCATGACAAAATTTGGCTAAAGCAACCAAGGCATTACTTTGAGAAGAACCAAAGGAAATAAATCTTTGTCCTTTTTTAAATAAATGTTTGTTTTTTTCAAATAAGGCTAGTTTTCTAGCCTTATTTCCATTAATATAGCCAAGTAAATCATCTCTTTTGAGTAAAAATTCAAAATCTTTGTATTTTAAAACATCAATTTTACTTGCTATCAAGGTATTTTTCAACCTTTTCCAAGGCATTATTTGTATTGATATTAAATTTAATCTCTATCCTACGGCTTGCTTCTTTATCTTCTTTACCATCTTTCGTAATTACATCAGAATAAGACCTACCACTTGCCATTAAAAGTTTTTGCAATCTTGGATCTTTATAAAATGAATGTATAAAACTCATCACCGCATAAGCTCTTTTTTGTGATAAATCAAGATTGTATATGTAAGAACCAGCACTATCTGTATGCCCTTCTATGACTATATTTTCTATGCTGTTTAAGATATTTTCATCTTTTAAAATATTATCAAAATACTGCGTTAAAATCGTTTTCAAATTCTCTTTTGCTTGAGCTTTTAGCGTAAAAGAATTTGTATCAAAAAGTACTTCAGAAGGTAAAACTATCGCCCCTGTATTAGAATCTAGAGTAATATTAGTATCAAATTTTGCTTGAAGATTTTTGATGGTATTTTCTTTGATTAAACCTAGTTCTTTGATTTTACTTTTTGCTTCTTCAAAATTACTTTCTAATTCCTTGATTTCTTCATCTTTTTTGTTTAATCTCTCAAGCAAAGCAAAAATTTGCTGATCTTTTTCATCTAAACTTGAATTTAAATCTTGATTGAGTTTAGTAATATTAGCCTCTAAAGCCTGTTTTTGCTTTTTAACATCATCAAGTGTACTTGAAGTATTATTTAGTTTTTGACTAAGATTTTTTAAAATATCTTCTTTTTGGTTTAATTCTTCTTTGTTCTCTCTTAAGCGCTCTTCTTGTTTTTGTAGATTTTCTTTTATGATTTGCAAATCACTTTGAGTTAAAACATACTTAACAACTATAGCTCCAATAAGCAAAATAAATATAAAAAGCAAGCCCGCCATTAAATCTGCATAAGCTATCCAAAAATTATTTTCTTCATTATTAGAATTATTTTTTATCATCTATTTTTTCATCTTCTTTTTGATTTTCAAGCTTTGCAATAACTTGTGTGGTTTGCTCATCTAATTCTTTGCTTTCTTCTTTAAATTCTTGCATTAGTGAAATTTTTTCATCAATATTTTTTTCATCTTCATAAGCTTCTTTAAAAGTATGCATACCTTCTATAATACTTGCCCTAAAACCTTCAAAAAGTTTAGTTTGATTATCAAGCATAAGATTTTGATATTTTTCAATATTATTTGAAAAATTATTCACCTTTTCATCTAAAGCACTCACGCTTTTATCTAGATGGACAATTTTATCCGAACTCGCATCTAAAAGCCTATTGTATTGTTCTGAAATTCTTAAAGTTAATTCTTTTATGTTTGAATTTAGCATATTTACTGCATTTGCGATTTCACTATAAGTTTTCACGATGTCTTTTTGTTCTCTTTGGGTTTTAGATAAATCACTCATAGTTTGTTTCACATGCTCACTGCTTAATCTTACAGCTTTTTCTTCAGCATTTACAAGCTCTTGAAAAACTTTGAATTTTCTATCTATGGTATTATCAAGTTCTTTAAAAAATTCCTCATTACTCACATGCTCAAAAATCGTGCCTATTTTTTCAAAATGTTGCAAACTTTCTTGAAGATATTTTCTATCAATTTCTTCTTTAGACCAAAAAAAATCGCTTGTTGCGTTTTTTTGACGATTTAGAAGTTTTTGAAATTTACTAGAGCCATATTTTTCAAAAAATATCCACCAAAGTGCTAAGAAAATTCCATAAATTGATACATAAAATGCTGTTCCTACTCCATTTAATAAAACTGAAATTTCTTGTTCTAAACCTGCTGTGTCGCTTGAATTAAAATTTGGCATAGACATGGCTATACTTATAAAAGTTCCTAAAATACCAAGCATAGGAAAAATAGCTGCACCCACAGAAGCAAAATTTTCATTTCTCAAATCTTTCACATAAGCATAAGCAAAATCATCAAAACTAGCGTTTGACTTTGTTTCTTTACCTATAACTAAAAAATGCTTCATAATGTAGCGTTTTAATATAAGCTTAAATTCATCTTTTTGTTGCTCAAAAATGCTTGAAGCATAATCAGCACTATGTCTAGCAAAGATCAAAGCCACCAAAAAGATAATCCCTATCATTACAACACTATGTAATTCTATTTTAAAATCAATCTTTCCAAAATATCCTAAAAGCACTAAAACATACAATATAGCAGGGATAAATATAATCTTTAAATAAGCAACAATTCCCGTACTACCTTTTCCCTCAGGCAATACAAGATCAGAAAAATCATCAGTTGTTTTAACTTCCATTTTATGAACCTTTGTTAATTTTACTCTAAAAATTTGAAATCTTCACAGGAAAATCAACTAAGAGTTATAAAACTCTTAGTTTCTATCGATACAATTTAAATCACTAAAAGCGCACTCTAAGCGTTTGATCATACTTTCTTCGCCCGCTCTAAGCCATACTCTTGGATCATAGTATTTTTTATTTGGCTTATCATCGCCTTCAGGATTGCCAATTTGTCCTTGCAAATAAGCTTTATTTTTAAGTTCATACTCTCTAACACCATCCCAAAAAGCCCATTGTGTATCTGTATCAATATTCATCTTAATCACACCATAGCTAAGTGCTGCTTTGATATCTTCTATATCACTACCACTACCACCATGGAAAACAAAATTGATTGGCTTTTCTTCACCAAGATTGAATTTTTCTTTTACATAATTTTGAGAGTTTTTAAGAATTTCAGGTCTTAAAATCACATTTCCTGGTTTATATACTCCATGTACATTACCAAAGCTAGCTGCGATTGAAAATCTATCACTAATTTTAGAAAGTCTCTCATAAGCTAGCGCTACATCTTCAGGCTGAGTGTATAATTTTGCATTATCGATATTTGTATTATCCACTCCATCCTCTTCTCCACCTGTACAACCTAACTCAAGCTCCAAAGAAATCCCAAGTTCAGACATTTGTTTTAAATAATTTTCACAAGTGCTTAGATTACTTTCTAAATCCTCTTCACTTAAATCAATCATATGTGAGCTAAATAAAGGCTTGCCTGTTTCTTTTTTAAACTCAATATTTGCTTCAATCAAAGCATCAATCCAAGGAAGTAATTTTCTAGCAGCATGATCTGTGTGTAAAATCACCGGAACCCCATAAGCTTTTGCCATTAAATGCACATGTCTTGCACCACTTATAGCACCAAACACATCAGCTTTTGGGCAAGCTTTCCCTGCTACAAATTTAGCTCCTCCATTTGAAAACTGAATAATCACAGGCGAATTAACTTTTTTAGCACTTTCTAAAACCGCATTGATAGAATTTGTCCCCACGACATTTACCGCAGGGATAGCAAATCCTTCTTTTTTTGCATGATTATATACGATATTTAGATCATCACCACTTAAAACACCTGGCTTAACAAGATCTAATACACCCATTATTTGTATTCCACTTTTGCTTTTTGAAGAAGTTCTTGAGCTTTTTTATTCATAAGTTCTTTAAATTCTTCCATTTTGATATTACTTTCAATACCTGCTTTTACTTCATTATAACTCATAGTACTTTTTGCTCTAGCATCTTCTTTTAAGATAATATGATATCCAAAATCACTTTTTACTGGTGTTTTAGAAATAGTACCTTTTTTCATAGAAAAAGCTGCATCAGCAAATGGTTTTACCATAGTTGACTCAGCAAACCAACCAAGATCACCACCTTGTGCTGAAGAACCTTTGTCGATTGATTTTTCTTTTGCAAGTTGGGCAAATTTATCATTTAAAGCTTTTCCACTTAGCTTACTAAGTTCGGCAATAATATCTTTAGCTTCTTTTTCGCTAGTTACCAAAATATGCTTAGCTTTCACTTGAGCTGGTTTAGTGAATTTATCTTTATCTGCTTCATAGAATTTTTTAGCCTTAGCGTCATCATTTTTAATTGAATCAAAAATTTTCTTTTGATAGATATTTACCAAAATAGCTTCTTTAGCACGCTCTAATTCTTCTTTATATGAAGGATCATTTTCTATTTTTTGAGCTTTAGCATCTTTTAATACAAGTTGTTGAACGATGTATTGATCGATAATTGCTTTTTTTTGTTCAGCTGGTAAATCAGTAATTTTAGCACCTCTTAGCATAGGAGCAAAAAATTCATTCACTTCTGTATCGCTGATATTGTTTCCATCAAGGGTTGCAACCACCGCAGCATTTAAACTTAAACCTGTTAATAAAGCCGCAGCAACTAAAGAAATTTTTTTCATTGTTTTTCCTTTTGAAATAGTTTTGTTAATTTTATTATATCTAAACTTTATTTAAAGCCGATTAACATACAATAAGTTTATGAAAAGAAATTTAGAAATTAAAAAATTATTTTTGGAGCATTTTGGAGAGGCAAAAACAGAATTAGTTTTTAGCAATGCTTATGAACTCATAGTTTGTGTTATGCTCTCAGCTCAATGTACTGATAAAAGGGTTAATCTCATCACACCGGCTTTATTTGAAGCTTATCCTAGCGTGCAAGATCTAGCTAATGCTAATCTTAGTAGTTTAAAATTACTTATAAACTCATGTTCATTTTATAATAATAAAGCACAAAATTTAATCAAAATGGCTCAAGCAGTTTGTGAGCAATTTAATGGTGAAATCCCCACGAATGAGCAAGATTTAAAAACTCTAGCAGGAGTAGGACAAAAAACTGCACATGTAGTGATGATAGAATGGTGTGGGGCTAATTGTATGGCTGTAGATACCCATGTATTTAGAGTTTCACACAGACTTAATCTTAGCAAAGCTAAAACTCCTGAAGAAACCGAAAAAGATTTAACTAAAATTTTTAAAGATAATCTAAACTATCTTCATCAAGCTATGGTGCTTTTTGGACGCTATACATGCAAGGCTAAAAATCCTTTATGCAAAGAATGCTTTTTAAATCATTTATGTAAGAGTAAAGATAAAAAGTTAATCTAGCACTAAATTAGTGCTAGATGATTTTAATGAAAAAATGGTAGATATAAGAAAGCATTAATCACTAAAGCATTTACTATATCTATGAAAAATGCACCTACTAAAGGCACAATAATAAATGCCATATGGCTCATACCATAGTGATTTGTTACAGTTTGCATATTTACCATAGCTGTTGGAGTAGCGCCTAAACCAAAACCACAATGTCCTGCTGCTAAAACTGCTGCATCATAGTCTTTTCCACATACTCTAAAGGTTACAAATATAGCAAAAGCAGCCATCATAGCAACTTGTACTACTAAAATTACTAGCATCGGTAGCGCAAGGGTTACTAGATCCCAAAGATTAATAGTCATTAACGCTAAAGCTAAGAATAATGACAAGCTTACATTACCTAAAACTGATACTTCTCTATCAAACACATGGTGAATTTTTGTAGCCGATAAAACATTTCTTAAAACAACACCCACAAAAAGACAATACACAAAAGTTGGTAAAGTAAAACCTGTATTTGCTTTGATATAAGTAGATAAAGCACTACCTATTAATAAACATAAAGCAATCAATGCTAAAGATTCTATAAAAGAAGATGGAGTGATCAATCTTTCTTTTTCTGGAGATTGGAAATTTAAAATCGCATCTTTATCATCATTTTGTTTTGGAACCACTAATTTGTGTTTATTAACCAAATATCTCGCAACAGGCCCACCTATGATACCACCTGAAATAAGTCCAAAAGTCGCACAAGCAATAGCAACAGTAGTTGCACTAGAATACAAATAAGGTTCTTTAATAAACTCAGCCGCCCAAGCTGCACCTGTACCATGACCACCACTCATTGTAACAGAACCTGCTATAAGCCCCATAAGTGGATTTTGTCCCATGGCAGTTGCTACGCCTATACCAACTATATTTTGTGCAAAAAGCAAGCCAACAACCACCACTAAAAAAACCGCTAATTTTCTACCACCTTTTTTTAATGAAGCAAAATCAGCTAACAAACCAATACTTGAAAAGAATGCAAGCATTAACGGATCTTTCATAGATTCATCAAATTTAATGTTTAATGAAAAAGAACTATGTAAGATTAAAAGAATAATCGCAGCTATTCCGCCACCAACAACTGGCTCAGGGATATTATAATCACGAAGAAATTTTACCCTTTTAATGACAAAAACGCCTAAAAGCAATACTATAACCATAGTAACTAGCGTTGCATAAAAATCAAATTTCATACCTCTCCTTTGTTTGATTTACTTATCAATTGTAATCTAAATGACTTTAAAAACAACGCAAATAAACACTACTCTTTACTAAGATATTACAAAATGAAACATTTTTAAGTCTATTTTACTCTGAAATCAATACTATATTATGATACAAATTAACATTTTTAAGCAAAGACAGTTTCGCTCTACTAAGCTCTTGAAGTGAATTAATAAGCAAAGCATCTGCATCAAGATAATCTTTTAACTCATTACGCCCTAATTCGTATTTTTCAAAATATAATTGTGTAATTTTTGCTTGATTGGTATTAATATCTTTTACTAAATTTAACAAATCATTGTAATATTTATCGTTTTCATAGCAAAGTTTAAACTCATGAATAGCTCTTTGCAATGCATCTTTATACTCATATAAGCGTGCTTGATATGCAAATTCAGAAATTTTTACATTTTGTCTTACTCTATAAAAGTCCAAAAACGGTAAATCAATAACGACATTACCTCCTAAAATTAAAAATTTAAAACTATCATCAAAATTTTTATCACTCCCATCTAAATTTCCCAATATTTTTATACTAGGCAAAATACTTTTTTGCACACTTGCATAATCTTTGTAAGAAGCCATAAGTTGATTTAGCTTTGCTTGAACTTGTGGTCTATAAGCAAGCATTTTTAACTCTATATCAAAATTAATTTTTTGCAAAGAAAAATCTTCAAGAGTATAATTTAGCATTTTATTAATCAAAAACTCATCATCTTTACCTAGCAAATCTTTTATATTTTTAAGTGTTAAGTCTTTATTTTGCAAATTTGTGATGATATTTTGTTTAGTATTTAATAAAGACTTTTTGATATTTAAAAGATCAATATATTCAACCTTACCATAATCAAATTTAGTAGTATAAATTTCTAACATTTGCTCAAGATTTTTTAAATGGTTATTTAGTAAGCGATCTACATCATTAAAATAAATCAATTCAAAAATACTATTAATCGCCAAATTAATCGTATCAAGCTCTAAAGAGCGTAACTCATATTCGCTTGCTTTTGCTAAAAATTCAGAACTAGCAACTTGATCTGAAATTTTTCCATATATATCAAGCTCATAATTTAACATAATGCCATTTGAAAAACTATGCATTTCTGCGCCATTGTTTAAATTTTTTCTTATATTTACACCTAAATTTCCACTCAAAGTAGGATAAAGATCTAAATTTAAAAGCTTATATCTAGCTAAAGTGCTTAAAAAATTAACTCTTGCTATATTTAAGTCTTTATTATTATCAATAATAGCTTTTAAGATATTATTTAAATCTTGATTATTATATTTTTCCCACCAAGCCTTGCTTGCATTAAAATCTTCAAAATATTCTTTTTTTATCTGCTCTTGAGATACTTGTTCTAATTTTACACCTACACAAGCATTTAAAAAAAAGGCTATAAAAAATAATAAAAATATTCTCATCTCATTCCTTTGATAAAGCACTAATAGGATTTAAATTTGCTGCATTTTTTGCTGGGAAAAATCCAAAAACCACTCCTATTAAAACCGAACTTAAAAGCCCTAAAAATACTGAATTTAACGAAAGTATCATCGTAAAACCAAAATTTAAAGAATTAAATACTTCAATGATGATAAAAGAAAGCATTACTCCAAAAATGGCCCCTAAAGAGCAAATCAACACAGCTTCGATTAAAAACTGCATTAAAATATCTTCTTTTCTAGCTCCAATAGCCATTCTAACTCCAATTTCTCTTGTGCGCTCACTTACCGAAACAAGCATGATATTCATCACACCAATACCACCTACTATCAAAGATACCACCGCAATAGAAGAAATGAGTAAAGTCAAAGTAGCAGTATTTTCCTCGATAGCATTTTTAATTGCGTCTGAATTTATGGTGAAAAAATCTTTTTTTCCGCGTTTAATCTCTAAAATTTTTACCATAGCCTCTTCAGCTAAAGTAGGATTTACCTCATCTTTTACCTTAGTTACTATGGCTCTTATTTGCTTATCTCCTGTGATTTTATTCATTAAAGTAGTATAAGGGGTATAAATTTTAATGGTATTTTCATCAGCTCTAAAGCCTTTGTTATCTCTTTCTTTTTTTAAAACACCAACTATAGTTAAAGGTTGCTTATTAAAAATCACACTTTTACCTAAAACATCTTTAGCGCTGATATTATCAAATAAAATTCTTAAAGCATTTTCATCTATAATGCAAATATTAGTATTATCTTTTATATCCTCATTGTTAATAAATCTACCATCTACCATCACAAAACCTCTAAGTCTTAGATGATTTGGCCCT
Proteins encoded in this region:
- a CDS encoding 1-aminocyclopropane-1-carboxylate deaminase/D-cysteine desulfhydrase, whose translation is MIASKIDVLKYKDFEFLLKRDDLLGYINGNKARKLALFEKNKHLFKKGQRFISFGSSQSNALVALAKFCHENDFLLIFVCEKMSSFLKENPHGNLEFALKYNVKLIENINYPTRRLQALALKKDDDIFIEEGVAIKEAEFGYQQLALELSEQLNENVSIFLPSGTGTSAAFLAKHSKFKVFTCACVGDSAYLKEQILSLEPNYDFGNLTILNSPKKYHFAKPYLEFYELYKDLKKECGVEFDLLYDMVGFKTLLAHKKQLDGKILYIHQGGLEGNISMLKRYGYKLKNTKIKNH
- a CDS encoding NAD(P)/FAD-dependent oxidoreductase; this translates as MQKKKILFLGAGYATLSAIKALPDEFFEKAQVSLINNNSYHYHTILLHKVASNEDIYSSKYNLLPLLNPKINFIQDEVLKISKDKVFTKNNEFDFDILVCGLGFAKETFGIKGMQEYALSIDNYENALKINEIIYEKIKNYKISQNKDDLKITVCGGGLSGVEFVASLAKELKTFCQKEQIAYEKLELSIIEAMDQILPMFDKSLALKARQRLEALGVKVYEKSKIIECEKNGIRLDGGEFVKANTIIWTAGVRGNSVIENSSDFPSTRSRIEVDAFMHPLNVENASKYFFIGDNSLFKNPKTNTPYPPTAQLALREGAYVAKALMAMIDEKEFKQEFSFVSGNTVCSIGNDYAVGTVLHKPISGLLAIKLKIFIEKLWQYQLIGIKGFFK
- a CDS encoding MotA/TolQ/ExbB proton channel family protein — encoded protein: MEVKTTDDFSDLVLPEGKGSTGIVAYLKIIFIPAILYVLVLLGYFGKIDFKIELHSVVMIGIIFLVALIFARHSADYASSIFEQQKDEFKLILKRYIMKHFLVIGKETKSNASFDDFAYAYVKDLRNENFASVGAAIFPMLGILGTFISIAMSMPNFNSSDTAGLEQEISVLLNGVGTAFYVSIYGIFLALWWIFFEKYGSSKFQKLLNRQKNATSDFFWSKEEIDRKYLQESLQHFEKIGTIFEHVSNEEFFKELDNTIDRKFKVFQELVNAEEKAVRLSSEHVKQTMSDLSKTQREQKDIVKTYSEIANAVNMLNSNIKELTLRISEQYNRLLDASSDKIVHLDKSVSALDEKVNNFSNNIEKYQNLMLDNQTKLFEGFRASIIEGMHTFKEAYEDEKNIDEKISLMQEFKEESKELDEQTTQVIAKLENQKEDEKIDDKK
- a CDS encoding sodium-dependent transporter, with product MQRQTWSNTLTYILTVAGATIGFGATWRFPYLVGENGGGAYVLAFCIAMIFIGIPVILVENVIGRRKMSNSVDAFGGKTSDGVKISNSWQGVGYMGLLGSFGIMAYYMVIGGWVLAYIFKIIIGDFNLSSPINAQYTSEFYNSTIENNPLLIGIFTTIFVIINWIILKKGVIDGIEKSVKYLMPFLFICLLVVVGRNLTLDGASEGVKFYLTPDLSKITPKLFIDVLGQVFFALSLGFGVMITLSSHLKKNENLIKTSIYTGILNTLIAVLAGFMIFPALFSVGLTPDSGPSLVFKTLPVAFSHIPFGSIICVFFFLLLIIAALTTSLPIYQVIISVLEEKFKLAKNTAINLTLGSIFVLGNLPCILTYGPLKDITIIKGKNIFDSFDFISGNIFFVLTAFFCCIYVGWVLKKDAIYELSNQNTLKGSIFKLWYYYVKFIIPLIILVIFYFGIF
- a CDS encoding OmpA family protein; its protein translation is MIKNNSNNEENNFWIAYADLMAGLLFIFILLIGAIVVKYVLTQSDLQIIKENLQKQEERLRENKEELNQKEDILKNLSQKLNNTSSTLDDVKKQKQALEANITKLNQDLNSSLDEKDQQIFALLERLNKKDEEIKELESNFEEAKSKIKELGLIKENTIKNLQAKFDTNITLDSNTGAIVLPSEVLFDTNSFTLKAQAKENLKTILTQYFDNILKDENILNSIENIVIEGHTDSAGSYIYNLDLSQKRAYAVMSFIHSFYKDPRLQKLLMASGRSYSDVITKDGKEDKEASRRIEIKFNINTNNALEKVEKYLDSK
- the fbaA gene encoding class II fructose-bisphosphate aldolase; translation: MGVLDLVKPGVLSGDDLNIVYNHAKKEGFAIPAVNVVGTNSINAVLESAKKVNSPVIIQFSNGGAKFVAGKACPKADVFGAISGARHVHLMAKAYGVPVILHTDHAARKLLPWIDALIEANIEFKKETGKPLFSSHMIDLSEEDLESNLSTCENYLKQMSELGISLELELGCTGGEEDGVDNTNIDNAKLYTQPEDVALAYERLSKISDRFSIAASFGNVHGVYKPGNVILRPEILKNSQNYVKEKFNLGEEKPINFVFHGGSGSDIEDIKAALSYGVIKMNIDTDTQWAFWDGVREYELKNKAYLQGQIGNPEGDDKPNKKYYDPRVWLRAGEESMIKRLECAFSDLNCIDRN
- a CDS encoding peptidylprolyl isomerase, with the protein product MKKISLVAAALLTGLSLNAAVVATLDGNNISDTEVNEFFAPMLRGAKITDLPAEQKKAIIDQYIVQQLVLKDAKAQKIENDPSYKEELERAKEAILVNIYQKKIFDSIKNDDAKAKKFYEADKDKFTKPAQVKAKHILVTSEKEAKDIIAELSKLSGKALNDKFAQLAKEKSIDKGSSAQGGDLGWFAESTMVKPFADAAFSMKKGTISKTPVKSDFGYHIILKEDARAKSTMSYNEVKAGIESNIKMEEFKELMNKKAQELLQKAKVEYK
- a CDS encoding MOSC domain-containing protein encodes the protein MSSIKSLQIGKIKNYNKFHSAFIKDIYLNSLQIYTDYILDNEIADKIHHGNLEKVVFANSVQNYTLWNNYLNKYLNFGEMGENLSIDGLNENNVCCGDIHEIGTCILQVSQPRKPCFKISSIHNHLNFTQEIFKSGRTGWYYRVLKEGIINKNDKIKILQKDEANLSIMELNQLFFNPFKNSSSLEKLEKISTLAKGWKESIQARLNHTYDNSYMFI